Proteins encoded together in one Rossellomorea sp. y25 window:
- a CDS encoding ABC transporter permease, translating into MKAWISKGWRPFLVIILLFIIWESTIRVFEVPAWLMPSPSEIWAEGVASWSTFTTHLASTTLLTIGGFVIGCTIGIGTAVGLHLLPKVREAIYPLMILSQNIPIIVLAPLLVIWFGFGLLPKIIVITLICFFPVAVSALDGFRQTNPEYILYMKMSGASKGQIFRKVEWPHALPSIFSGLKISATYSVMGAVISEWLGAQKGIGVYMTLASSSFRTDRVFVAIFMIMLLSLAFFGIILLLEKIMIKWNRKEDK; encoded by the coding sequence ATGAAAGCATGGATATCGAAAGGATGGAGACCCTTCTTGGTCATCATCCTTTTATTCATCATTTGGGAATCCACCATTAGAGTATTTGAGGTGCCGGCATGGCTAATGCCTTCACCTTCAGAAATATGGGCAGAAGGAGTCGCCTCATGGTCCACGTTTACAACACATCTTGCTTCGACAACACTCCTTACGATCGGAGGGTTTGTGATTGGATGTACGATTGGCATCGGGACTGCAGTGGGTCTGCATCTCCTCCCTAAAGTAAGAGAAGCGATATATCCACTTATGATTTTGTCTCAAAATATTCCGATCATCGTCCTGGCTCCTTTACTTGTTATCTGGTTTGGATTTGGACTATTGCCGAAAATCATTGTGATTACGTTGATCTGCTTTTTTCCGGTCGCGGTCTCGGCGCTGGATGGGTTCAGACAGACGAACCCCGAGTATATTCTTTACATGAAAATGTCAGGAGCATCAAAGGGGCAAATCTTTCGAAAAGTTGAATGGCCGCATGCACTACCGTCCATCTTCTCAGGACTGAAAATTTCAGCTACCTATAGTGTGATGGGGGCAGTCATCTCGGAATGGTTAGGTGCTCAGAAAGGAATCGGGGTCTACATGACACTTGCCTCTTCTTCCTTCAGGACAGACAGGGTATTTGTTGCCATCTTTATGATTATGCTGCTCAGCCTGGCTTTCTTCGGCATCATCTTGTTATTAGAAAAAATCATGATTAAGTGGAATCGGAAGGAGGACAAATAG
- a CDS encoding transcriptional regulator SplA domain-containing protein codes for MELNDQYMPYQAGDVVYVIYRNPHTQSVANVQEAAIVHDPENPNELALFLYETYYPLTHEIAVYSSEAEAEQAYTQSFGDM; via the coding sequence ATGGAACTGAATGATCAATATATGCCCTATCAAGCAGGGGATGTCGTATATGTGATTTATCGAAACCCCCACACACAAAGTGTAGCCAACGTGCAGGAAGCAGCCATAGTACATGATCCGGAAAATCCGAATGAACTGGCATTATTTCTATATGAAACCTATTATCCGTTAACACATGAAATTGCGGTTTATTCTTCAGAAGCAGAAGCGGAGCAAGCCTATACTCAATCATTTGGAGACATGTAG
- a CDS encoding cation diffusion facilitator family transporter: MGHDHSHGHNQNKKALLISFLFIFTFMIVEVIGGIVTNSLALLSDAGHMLSDAAALGLSLAAFYIGEKVSDKGKTYGYKRFEILAAFMNGITLILVSLYIFWEAYHRFIDTPVVSPGMMVIAITGLVVNMIVAWILMRGDTEHNLNVRSAFLHVLGDMLGSVGAIAAGLLIYFFNWNLADPIASVMVAILIVISGWRVTKDSIHILMEGSPKGIDTEQVMNGLAAIPGVIEVHDLHVWCITSGFTALSCHVVVGSEVNRDTILLRLSAYLEEEFAIHHSTIQVEGKSVTEGHHHVCT; encoded by the coding sequence GTGGGTCACGACCACAGTCATGGACACAATCAGAATAAAAAAGCATTATTAATCAGTTTCCTATTTATTTTCACCTTTATGATCGTAGAAGTCATAGGTGGAATCGTCACAAATAGTCTTGCTCTTCTTTCCGATGCGGGACATATGCTTAGTGATGCAGCCGCTTTAGGTCTTAGTTTGGCAGCTTTTTATATAGGTGAGAAGGTTTCGGATAAAGGGAAGACGTATGGGTACAAGAGATTCGAAATACTGGCGGCGTTTATGAATGGCATCACGTTGATTCTCGTTTCACTCTATATTTTCTGGGAAGCGTATCATCGTTTTATAGATACTCCTGTAGTTTCACCAGGTATGATGGTGATCGCCATCACAGGTCTGGTTGTAAACATGATCGTGGCATGGATCTTAATGAGAGGGGATACAGAACATAACTTGAATGTCCGAAGTGCCTTTCTTCATGTACTTGGTGATATGTTGGGATCGGTCGGGGCCATCGCAGCCGGACTCTTGATCTATTTCTTTAATTGGAACTTGGCGGATCCTATTGCTTCTGTCATGGTTGCCATTCTAATCGTCATTTCCGGATGGAGAGTAACGAAGGATTCCATTCATATCTTAATGGAGGGATCCCCAAAAGGTATCGATACGGAACAAGTGATGAATGGCCTGGCAGCTATCCCGGGAGTCATTGAAGTCCATGATCTTCATGTATGGTGCATCACGTCGGGATTCACAGCTCTAAGCTGTCATGTGGTGGTGGGAAGCGAAGTGAATCGAGATACGATTTTATTACGGCTCTCAGCCTATCTTGAAGAGGAATTTGCTATTCATCACTCTACGATTCAAGTGGAGGGAAAAAGTGTCACAGAGGGACATCATCACGTTTGTACGTAA
- a CDS encoding ABC transporter substrate-binding protein: protein MKKWMVIICAVFLLTACSGGGNTADEQKDDLKKVSVVLDWTPNTNHTGLYVAKEKGYFEEKGLDVDIILPGEAGADQLVASGKTEFGVGYQESVTQARVQDVPLVSIAAVIQHNTSGFASPKSKDITTPKDFEGKSYGGWGSPVEKAVMTSIMKQENADVEKVDFVNMGDTDFFTAVKRDVDFAWIYYGWTGIEAELRGEELNMMYVKDYSEKLDYYTPVLTTNEKMIESDPDTVKAFLAAASKGYQFAIDKPKDAGEILLEAAPDLDEELVMKSQEWLAPKYKDDADRWGEQKLEVWENYASWMYENNLLDKELDSKKAFTNEFLPN, encoded by the coding sequence ATGAAAAAATGGATGGTCATCATCTGTGCTGTCTTTCTTTTAACTGCCTGCAGCGGTGGAGGAAATACGGCAGATGAACAAAAGGATGATCTTAAAAAGGTATCGGTCGTACTGGACTGGACACCGAATACCAATCACACTGGATTATACGTTGCGAAAGAAAAAGGATACTTCGAAGAGAAGGGGCTGGATGTGGATATCATCTTACCAGGTGAGGCTGGGGCAGATCAACTCGTTGCCTCGGGTAAAACTGAGTTCGGGGTTGGATACCAGGAAAGTGTCACACAAGCCAGGGTACAGGATGTTCCCCTCGTATCAATCGCTGCGGTTATACAGCATAATACCTCGGGGTTTGCATCACCTAAGAGCAAGGATATTACGACACCAAAGGATTTTGAAGGTAAAAGTTATGGCGGTTGGGGTTCCCCTGTTGAAAAAGCTGTCATGACATCGATTATGAAACAAGAAAACGCAGATGTAGAGAAAGTGGATTTTGTAAACATGGGAGATACAGATTTCTTTACTGCCGTGAAACGGGATGTTGACTTTGCATGGATCTACTATGGATGGACAGGTATTGAAGCAGAGCTTCGCGGTGAGGAATTGAACATGATGTACGTAAAGGACTACTCTGAAAAACTGGATTATTACACTCCTGTCCTGACAACAAATGAAAAAATGATTGAATCAGATCCCGATACGGTTAAAGCCTTCTTGGCAGCTGCTTCAAAAGGGTATCAGTTTGCAATCGACAAACCGAAGGATGCAGGTGAAATTCTTTTAGAGGCAGCTCCGGATCTTGATGAAGAATTAGTCATGAAGAGCCAGGAATGGCTGGCTCCTAAATACAAGGATGATGCTGACAGATGGGGAGAGCAGAAGCTTGAGGTATGGGAAAACTATGCTTCATGGATGTATGAGAACAATTTATTAGATAAGGAACTGGACAGTAAAAAAGCTTTTACAAACGAATTTTTACCAAATTAA
- a CDS encoding TatD family hydrolase: MCKPSLIDAHIHLDLYDGYERDKILQELELYAVEALITVSSNLQSSRTNIDLSRRDARVKPAAGFHPEQELPSEGEVEELLSFIELHQQEIVAIGEVGLPYYKMKEDPDVEVERYIDLLERFMIESKRMNKPIILHAVYEHAPIVCALLEKHSIGKAHFHWFKGDDETVDRMIENGYSISITPDVLYEIEIQKLVRKYPVEGIMVETDGPWRFEGEFQGRMTHPGMMHRTIEKIAEIKGIPEADVYKQLFKNTNDLYGI; the protein is encoded by the coding sequence ATGTGTAAACCTTCCTTGATCGATGCTCACATACACTTGGATTTATACGATGGGTATGAACGTGATAAGATTCTGCAGGAACTTGAACTGTATGCTGTTGAAGCGCTCATAACTGTATCTTCCAACCTTCAGTCTTCCAGGACAAATATAGATCTCTCAAGAAGAGATGCTAGGGTCAAACCAGCTGCAGGGTTCCATCCGGAGCAGGAACTGCCCTCTGAAGGAGAAGTTGAGGAACTACTATCATTCATTGAGCTGCATCAACAGGAAATAGTGGCGATTGGAGAAGTAGGATTGCCTTATTACAAAATGAAAGAAGATCCTGATGTTGAAGTTGAGCGGTATATCGATCTGTTGGAACGGTTCATGATTGAATCAAAGAGGATGAACAAACCGATTATCCTTCATGCGGTGTATGAACACGCACCCATCGTTTGTGCCCTGTTAGAAAAGCACTCCATAGGGAAAGCTCATTTTCATTGGTTTAAAGGAGATGATGAGACCGTTGATAGAATGATTGAAAATGGCTATTCAATCTCCATTACACCTGATGTCCTTTATGAAATTGAGATACAGAAGCTTGTAAGAAAGTATCCTGTTGAAGGAATAATGGTGGAAACGGATGGTCCTTGGCGGTTTGAAGGAGAATTTCAAGGGAGGATGACCCATCCTGGAATGATGCATCGAACCATTGAAAAAATAGCAGAGATAAAAGGCATTCCAGAAGCAGATGTATATAAACAACTATTCAAAAATACGAATGATTTATATGGTATTTAA
- a CDS encoding ABC transporter ATP-binding protein, with product MTTLSIQNMSKYFDGELILDNLSIHVEEGEFVSILGPSGSGKSTLFHVIGGLFTPDSGDIQLDGRSINGQRGTISYMPQSPSLLPWRTVIENVMLGQELHGKRDREKAMSMIERAGLKGYEHAYPGDLSGGMKQRVAFIRALVSPQSFLCLDEPFSALDEFTRLDMQKWLLSIWEEDLSSVLFVTHNIDEALFLSDRIIVLSTRPARVQKEFKVPFPRPRDKEILLTEEFLKWKTSIFEELSQYV from the coding sequence ATGACAACCTTATCCATTCAAAATATGTCCAAATACTTTGACGGAGAACTGATCCTGGATAACCTTTCCATACATGTGGAAGAAGGTGAGTTTGTCTCGATCCTTGGTCCTTCTGGAAGCGGGAAGAGCACGCTATTTCATGTCATCGGCGGATTATTCACACCCGATTCAGGAGATATTCAATTAGATGGAAGGTCGATTAATGGTCAGAGAGGAACCATCAGTTATATGCCTCAAAGTCCGTCCCTCCTTCCATGGAGAACGGTGATTGAGAATGTGATGCTGGGTCAGGAGCTGCACGGAAAAAGGGATAGAGAAAAAGCAATGAGTATGATTGAACGGGCAGGTTTGAAGGGATATGAGCATGCTTATCCCGGTGATCTTTCTGGAGGGATGAAGCAGAGAGTTGCCTTTATTCGTGCCCTGGTCAGTCCTCAATCCTTTTTATGTTTGGATGAGCCGTTTTCTGCCCTGGATGAATTCACACGATTAGACATGCAGAAGTGGCTCCTTTCCATTTGGGAGGAAGATTTGAGTTCCGTTCTATTTGTCACTCATAATATTGACGAAGCCCTATTCCTTTCAGATCGGATTATTGTTTTATCGACTCGGCCTGCCCGTGTACAGAAAGAGTTCAAAGTACCATTTCCCCGACCCAGGGACAAAGAGATTCTCTTAACAGAGGAGTTTCTGAAATGGAAAACGAGCATTTTTGAGGAGCTTTCTCAATATGTGTAA
- a CDS encoding thiamine-binding protein, whose translation MGNALVSIQIIPKTKNGEDVIPYVDEAIAIIDKSGVRYEVHPLETTMEGNLSDLFKVIEQMNERMIEMGSSNVISQIKVLYQPAGIEMDQLTEKYKG comes from the coding sequence ATGGGGAACGCACTCGTAAGCATACAAATTATTCCGAAGACGAAAAATGGTGAAGACGTTATACCATACGTGGATGAAGCCATCGCGATCATTGATAAATCTGGTGTCCGTTATGAAGTCCATCCATTAGAAACGACAATGGAAGGAAATCTATCTGACTTATTTAAGGTGATTGAACAAATGAATGAACGAATGATTGAAATGGGCAGCTCAAACGTCATTTCTCAAATCAAGGTATTATATCAGCCGGCCGGGATTGAAATGGATCAATTAACGGAGAAGTATAAAGGATGA
- a CDS encoding phosphotransferase, which translates to MIEPLHDLLLNWKVHPSCIETVDSHPNVYKVKNLGKTYYLKKRFNSSVKMLEEEYLLTTYLQESGLTVERPLLTVSHQSYVQQHQDFYSLYPALEGKPVQVYSLASLKKAGTYLFQLHGRLKQYVCKYEVEEWKVDTHLREWIAVQDPTSIEIWGKGFIGRLNEWSFSYSKLPHQLVHSDCHPRNILINEERVTGVIDFERIRKAPRIADIGYFIAGILKDLVQQDKKEHFECIHTFLAGYHFDAALTQDEKRLLPFLVIIFLVQYTFFYNQKGYSHLVSTYIPFINGLVDNGDYERAFQI; encoded by the coding sequence ATGATTGAACCTCTTCATGATCTATTATTGAACTGGAAGGTTCATCCTTCCTGCATAGAGACTGTGGACAGTCATCCGAATGTTTATAAGGTAAAGAATCTGGGGAAGACATATTATTTGAAAAAAAGATTCAATTCTTCTGTGAAGATGCTAGAAGAAGAGTATCTCTTAACGACCTATTTACAGGAAAGCGGACTTACCGTTGAAAGGCCATTGCTAACGGTCTCACACCAGTCTTATGTACAACAGCATCAAGATTTCTACTCCCTGTATCCAGCCCTCGAAGGAAAGCCAGTACAAGTCTATTCCTTAGCTTCTCTTAAAAAGGCGGGAACGTATCTCTTTCAACTCCATGGCAGACTAAAACAATATGTCTGTAAATACGAGGTAGAAGAATGGAAAGTTGACACACATTTGAGAGAGTGGATAGCCGTGCAAGATCCGACATCGATTGAAATATGGGGGAAAGGGTTTATAGGCAGGCTAAATGAGTGGTCTTTCTCCTATAGCAAATTGCCTCATCAACTCGTACATAGTGACTGCCACCCGCGTAATATCCTCATAAATGAGGAAAGGGTGACCGGGGTCATCGATTTTGAAAGGATACGAAAAGCCCCCCGTATAGCAGATATCGGTTACTTTATCGCAGGGATCCTCAAAGACCTGGTACAGCAAGATAAGAAAGAGCATTTCGAATGTATCCATACCTTTTTGGCGGGGTATCACTTCGATGCTGCCTTAACGCAAGATGAGAAGAGACTGCTGCCATTCTTAGTCATTATCTTCCTTGTCCAATATACGTTTTTTTACAATCAAAAAGGGTATTCACATCTTGTATCTACCTATATACCGTTTATTAACGGACTTGTAGATAACGGTGATTACGAACGAGCCTTTCAAATTTAA
- a CDS encoding aldo/keto reductase family oxidoreductase codes for MQRIQMTEDLSFSRIIHGLWRLADWNQSKEETLALIQENIENGITTFDHADIYGSYMCEALFGEALALQPSLREKMEIVTKCGIVLPSENRPEHKTHHYNTSKKHILTSVENSLQNLKTDYIDLLLIHRPDPFMNGEEVAESFTQLKEEGKVRHFGVSNFKDHQWNMLQSYLPFPLITNQIELSAYNLENFEDGTLNLCQEKRVAPMAWSPLAGGAIFKGEDEKAIRLRHTLKKIKEETGAKGIDEVLYAWLLNHPSNIMPIVGSGKKERIQHAIDSLSISLNHDQWFEILQTSMGHDVP; via the coding sequence ATGCAAAGAATACAAATGACGGAAGACTTATCATTCTCAAGAATCATTCATGGGTTGTGGAGACTTGCAGACTGGAATCAATCAAAGGAAGAAACCCTTGCTTTGATCCAGGAAAATATTGAAAATGGAATCACAACTTTTGATCACGCAGATATTTATGGCTCGTACATGTGTGAAGCCTTATTTGGTGAAGCCCTTGCCCTTCAGCCTTCCTTACGTGAGAAAATGGAGATTGTGACGAAATGCGGTATTGTCCTCCCTTCTGAAAATCGTCCGGAACATAAAACACATCATTACAACACGAGTAAAAAGCATATTTTGACATCTGTTGAAAACTCACTGCAGAATCTAAAAACGGACTACATCGATTTATTATTGATTCACAGGCCAGATCCATTTATGAATGGAGAAGAAGTGGCTGAATCCTTCACTCAATTGAAGGAAGAAGGAAAGGTACGTCACTTTGGAGTATCAAACTTTAAAGATCATCAATGGAATATGCTTCAATCCTATTTGCCGTTTCCATTGATCACGAATCAAATCGAATTATCTGCCTATAACTTAGAAAACTTCGAAGACGGTACATTAAACCTTTGTCAGGAGAAACGTGTCGCGCCGATGGCCTGGTCTCCACTCGCAGGCGGTGCGATTTTCAAGGGAGAGGATGAGAAAGCCATTCGTCTTCGACATACATTGAAGAAGATAAAAGAAGAAACAGGTGCAAAGGGAATTGATGAAGTTCTATATGCCTGGCTTCTTAATCACCCTTCAAACATTATGCCTATCGTCGGTTCCGGTAAAAAAGAACGCATCCAACATGCAATCGACTCTCTTTCTATTTCTTTAAACCACGATCAATGGTTTGAAATCCTGCAAACTTCTATGGGACATGATGTGCCGTAA
- a CDS encoding Fur-regulated basic protein FbpA — MLHQENKSEKQKTPEFKKDFYIQQLLRIGVYKYFGKQLYELSMNELQDVYLEYYVGGDIAN; from the coding sequence ATGTTACATCAAGAAAATAAATCAGAGAAGCAAAAGACACCTGAATTTAAGAAGGATTTCTATATTCAACAATTATTAAGGATTGGCGTATATAAATATTTTGGTAAGCAGCTTTATGAGCTCTCCATGAATGAACTACAAGATGTCTATCTGGAATATTACGTTGGTGGCGATATAGCGAATTAA